A portion of the Limosilactobacillus reuteri genome contains these proteins:
- the coaBC gene encoding bifunctional phosphopantothenoylcysteine decarboxylase/phosphopantothenate--cysteine ligase CoaBC, producing the protein MTRIAVYLTGSIAAYKGIEVVRGLQKMGHEVRVGMTDAATKLVTPATPFALTKAPVLTDLWDEHLTPIPHIELADWSELAVVVPASANIIAKMATGLADDAVSTTLLATSAPRIVVPAMNSHMWLAPATQRNITQLKQDGVNIMPPVSGRLAEGYAGCGRLPEPAAICQYIEDFLTSSQALKDKHVIVTAGGTRENIDPVRFIGNRSSGKMGIALANAAVQAGAKVTLIAGQVTVPLPQTPAIEVVRVTTTEDLYISLKERFLQADILIMAAAVADYRPVETVGHKIKKKDGDPHLTITLTETIDILKNIAKMKQTGQYVVGFAAETNDLLENANRKLARKNADMIIANSVAGDAGAFGSDQNQVTILQKNQTPIKLARQSKAKIANEIIELVSAKLKSGD; encoded by the coding sequence ATGACACGAATTGCAGTGTATCTTACAGGCAGTATCGCTGCGTACAAAGGGATCGAAGTAGTGCGTGGCCTGCAAAAAATGGGACATGAGGTTCGCGTAGGAATGACTGACGCCGCTACTAAGTTAGTCACTCCTGCTACTCCTTTTGCCTTGACGAAAGCACCAGTTCTTACTGATCTATGGGATGAGCATTTAACACCTATTCCTCATATTGAGCTAGCTGATTGGTCAGAACTAGCAGTGGTGGTACCAGCATCAGCAAATATAATCGCTAAAATGGCAACGGGACTGGCTGATGATGCTGTTTCTACCACCTTATTAGCAACTAGTGCCCCTAGAATTGTAGTTCCAGCAATGAATAGCCATATGTGGTTGGCCCCTGCAACTCAACGAAACATTACTCAGCTTAAACAAGACGGGGTCAATATTATGCCGCCAGTTAGCGGAAGATTAGCTGAAGGATATGCTGGCTGCGGGCGTTTACCAGAGCCGGCAGCAATCTGCCAATATATAGAAGACTTTTTAACAAGCAGTCAAGCTTTAAAGGACAAGCACGTGATTGTTACTGCGGGCGGAACACGTGAAAATATTGACCCTGTTCGTTTTATTGGTAACCGGTCCTCTGGTAAAATGGGGATTGCACTTGCCAACGCCGCGGTTCAAGCAGGAGCTAAGGTAACCTTGATTGCCGGTCAAGTTACGGTCCCACTTCCACAAACACCAGCGATTGAAGTTGTGCGTGTAACCACAACTGAAGATTTATACATCAGTTTAAAAGAACGATTTTTGCAAGCAGACATTTTAATCATGGCGGCCGCGGTTGCTGATTATCGACCAGTTGAAACAGTTGGTCATAAGATTAAGAAAAAAGATGGTGACCCGCATCTTACCATTACGCTCACTGAAACGATTGATATTTTAAAGAATATTGCGAAGATGAAGCAAACCGGTCAATACGTTGTTGGGTTTGCAGCGGAGACAAATGATCTCTTGGAAAATGCTAACCGTAAACTTGCTCGCAAAAATGCAGATATGATTATTGCAAACAGCGTGGCAGGGGATGCAGGGGCATTTGGCAGTGACCAGAATCAAGTGACCATCTTACAAAAAAATCAAACGCCAATTAAATTAGCCCGGCAATCTAAAGCTAAAATTGCAAACGAGATTATTGAGCTAGTTAGTGCAAAATTAAAGTCAGGTGATTAA
- the rsgA gene encoding ribosome small subunit-dependent GTPase A, with the protein MKTGIIQQSLSGFYDVIADEKIYRTRARGNFRQRKIKPVVGDHVEFSAENQQEGYLLKILPRRNQLVRPPVANVDMAVVVTSAKEPAFSANLLDRQLIALEAQDVTPLIYFSKTDLLTDEEYQQLLPTIEGYRKIGYQVYAAREPFNPNQLANLMEELKGNIVTMMGQTGAGKSTLLNHLAPQLKLATGEISQALQRGRHTTRKVSLLDVNGALIADTPGFSSYETFDMTVNDLPHLFPEMAKISADCKFRGCLHIKEPQCAVKEAVNNVIIMKSRYDDYLQFHELIANQKPNYKK; encoded by the coding sequence TTGAAAACAGGAATAATCCAACAGTCATTAAGTGGCTTTTATGATGTGATTGCAGATGAAAAGATCTATCGGACAAGGGCACGTGGAAACTTCCGTCAACGAAAGATTAAGCCAGTAGTTGGCGATCATGTTGAGTTCAGTGCTGAAAATCAACAGGAAGGGTATTTATTAAAAATCTTGCCCCGCCGCAATCAGTTGGTTCGGCCACCTGTTGCTAATGTTGATATGGCAGTTGTCGTAACCTCAGCTAAAGAACCAGCATTTTCCGCTAACCTTTTAGACCGGCAATTGATTGCTTTAGAAGCCCAAGATGTTACCCCTTTAATTTATTTTTCAAAGACTGACTTACTGACAGATGAGGAATACCAACAACTTTTGCCAACGATCGAGGGCTATCGTAAAATCGGCTACCAGGTTTATGCGGCCCGTGAGCCCTTTAACCCTAACCAATTAGCAAATTTAATGGAAGAATTAAAGGGAAATATTGTAACAATGATGGGGCAGACAGGAGCAGGAAAGTCAACGTTGCTTAATCATTTGGCTCCCCAGTTAAAATTAGCGACTGGCGAAATTTCTCAAGCGCTTCAACGGGGACGGCATACAACAAGAAAAGTAAGCTTACTAGATGTTAACGGGGCTCTAATAGCCGATACCCCAGGTTTTTCATCGTACGAAACATTTGATATGACGGTAAATGATTTGCCGCATTTATTCCCTGAAATGGCTAAAATTTCAGCTGATTGTAAGTTTCGGGGTTGCCTTCACATAAAAGAACCACAATGTGCTGTGAAGGAAGCGGTAAACAATGTTATAATCATGAAGAGTCGGTATGATGATTATCTTCAGTTCCATGAATTGATTGCTAATCAAAAACCAAATTATAAGAAATGA
- the pknB gene encoding Stk1 family PASTA domain-containing Ser/Thr kinase, which yields MNPGYEIGHRYRIIRSLGEGGMANVYLAHDMVLDRDVSVKLLRLDLRDDPSTKRRFHREAMAATQLNDPHIVGIYDVGEDHGLQYMVMQYVKGTDLKAYIKKHYPIPLPQVIDIMEQVLSAVATAHAHGIIHRDLKPQNILIDENKNVKITDFGIAVAVSQDSLTQTNTLMGSVHYLSPEQARGSIATKQSDIYSLGIILFELLTGKVPFEGETAVSIALKHFREEIPSVREQNKEIPQALENVIIKATAKEPAERYSSVNEMAADLKTVLDPQRANEPRLKIQQDDNGETKVLDIKHLKADDYQPKKSTDSPTVDPSTKPQKWEKYGMVSGTLGMIVLIAVCSWWFLIRQVIIPDVEGMTVQKAEQRLHQQNLRIGKITRVNSQAVDKNRIVSANPDVSHKTRVSTPINLTVSTGVKQLQMADYVGEDYSSVAANLRRKGFQVHQEPVYSDDIDKGQIIRQNHKKGTIVKPAANTIIFRVSAGKEPIKIPNFKNQDISAVQQFANKNNLQLTTQEKKSKTIATNHVINQTPRAGSTLNHGDTLTVSIANSGNQTKTTNIQINIPFDGNGGQRENRVQVYIRDANHNLTMEYQDITINQETTINVPFTLKQGQTGAYRVVRNGRTIMSATNITG from the coding sequence ATGAATCCTGGATATGAAATTGGTCACCGATATCGGATAATTCGGTCACTTGGTGAAGGTGGAATGGCTAATGTCTACTTGGCACATGATATGGTTCTTGATCGGGACGTTTCGGTTAAACTATTGCGTCTTGACTTACGGGACGATCCAAGTACTAAACGGCGATTTCACCGGGAAGCAATGGCCGCGACGCAGTTAAATGATCCTCATATTGTTGGAATTTATGACGTTGGTGAGGATCATGGCTTGCAATACATGGTAATGCAATATGTAAAGGGGACAGACCTTAAAGCATATATAAAAAAGCACTATCCGATTCCACTTCCACAAGTTATTGATATTATGGAACAGGTGCTTTCAGCAGTTGCGACCGCCCATGCTCATGGGATTATCCACCGGGACTTAAAACCACAAAATATCTTAATTGATGAAAATAAAAACGTTAAAATTACTGATTTTGGAATTGCGGTTGCTGTATCGCAAGACTCATTAACGCAGACTAATACCTTGATGGGGTCAGTTCACTACCTATCCCCAGAACAAGCGCGAGGAAGCATTGCTACTAAACAATCAGATATCTATTCACTAGGAATTATCTTGTTTGAACTTCTAACTGGAAAGGTTCCATTTGAGGGAGAAACGGCTGTCTCAATTGCCTTGAAGCATTTCCGTGAAGAAATTCCTTCTGTTCGTGAACAGAACAAAGAAATTCCTCAGGCACTCGAAAACGTAATCATTAAAGCGACAGCAAAGGAACCTGCTGAGCGGTATAGTTCAGTTAATGAAATGGCAGCTGATTTGAAAACCGTCCTTGATCCGCAAAGAGCTAATGAGCCGCGGTTAAAGATCCAACAAGATGATAATGGAGAAACTAAGGTGTTAGATATTAAACACCTAAAAGCTGATGATTATCAACCAAAGAAGTCAACTGATTCACCAACCGTTGATCCATCAACTAAACCGCAAAAGTGGGAAAAATATGGGATGGTTAGTGGAACGCTTGGTATGATTGTGCTGATTGCAGTCTGTAGCTGGTGGTTCTTAATCCGTCAAGTAATCATCCCCGATGTAGAAGGGATGACGGTACAAAAGGCAGAGCAACGATTGCACCAGCAAAACTTGCGGATTGGTAAGATTACTCGAGTAAATAGTCAGGCGGTTGATAAAAACCGAATTGTTTCAGCCAATCCTGACGTCAGCCATAAGACCCGTGTTAGTACCCCAATTAATTTAACGGTTAGTACAGGAGTTAAGCAATTGCAAATGGCTGATTATGTTGGTGAAGACTATTCTTCAGTAGCCGCTAACCTTCGTCGCAAGGGATTTCAAGTTCATCAAGAACCAGTGTATTCGGATGATATCGATAAGGGACAGATTATCAGACAAAACCACAAAAAAGGTACGATTGTTAAGCCTGCTGCTAACACAATTATTTTTCGGGTAAGCGCAGGGAAAGAACCAATTAAGATTCCGAACTTTAAGAATCAGGATATTAGTGCTGTTCAACAGTTTGCAAATAAAAATAATTTACAATTGACAACTCAAGAGAAAAAATCAAAAACAATCGCGACTAACCATGTGATTAATCAGACACCACGAGCTGGGTCAACATTGAATCATGGTGATACGTTAACAGTTTCAATTGCTAATTCTGGTAACCAAACAAAGACAACGAATATTCAGATTAACATTCCGTTTGATGGGAATGGTGGGCAGCGTGAAAACCGTGTACAGGTATATATCAGAGATGCCAACCATAATTTAACAATGGAGTATCAAGATATTACAATTAATCAGGAAACAACAATTAATGTGCCATTTACCCTTAAACAAGGACAAACAGGCGCATACCGTGTTGTTCGCAATGGACGAACGATTATGAGTGCAACAAATATTACTGGATAA
- the priA gene encoding primosomal protein N': MPELAQVVVDVPTMQTNQPYTYQIPPKLEEQIQVGMRVIVPFGKGKRTVQGFVVALDNASQYEGELKPIQAIMDLQPVINPELMNLSKWLADTTYSFWISCLYTMLPNLLKAKTTRIIRIVDEVDEHVAFDIFRGRDELEMAAVQDKPSILSELFKLQKKGKITIEYQVEDRAKAKTVTGIRSLLNFEQLEDERASLHANAHAQNRLLSYLQSIGSQVVKQKDAEHKTGLKAATFNQGQQKGWLEKTPVEVYRQPLAMQGTPDDAHLAAPLQLNADQQNAVNQINQAIDNHDPKVFLLQGVTGSGKTEVYLQSIANALQQGKTALMLVPEISLTPQIVNRVRRRFGSKVAVLHSSLSNGERYDEWRRIERGEAQVVVGARSAVFAPLTNLGLIILDEEHESSYKQDESPRYQAREVAKWRGKYNQAPVVLGSATPSLESRARAVKNVYHLLRLPHRVNKQELPPIEVVDMRDEIKKYGESNFSQKLLSELNDRLQKNEQSILMLNRRGFSSFMMCRDCGNVLKCPNCDISLTLHMDTRTMKCHYCGHEEPIPRECPNCHSHQIRYYGTGTEKVEQELHQLLPQARIIRMDVDTTRRKGMHAKLLRQFGQHQADILLGTQMIAKGLDFPNVTLVGVLNADTGLGLPDFRASEQTFDLLSQVSGRAGRANKQGKVIIQTYNPDHYAIQDAKTHDYEKFFKQEMMLRRQASYPPYYYTVRLMASHPEEAKAARAMADIYGRLKQGLLSSTVILGPTPRAIARMKRRYYYQIVIKYKKDPYLHQLLFDILQDTQSRGFKDVQVSIDPDPQYFM; encoded by the coding sequence ATGCCAGAGTTGGCACAGGTAGTTGTTGATGTTCCAACAATGCAAACAAATCAACCATATACTTATCAGATTCCGCCAAAGCTTGAAGAACAAATCCAAGTAGGGATGAGAGTGATTGTGCCTTTTGGAAAGGGAAAACGGACTGTTCAAGGATTCGTTGTTGCCCTTGACAATGCATCCCAATATGAGGGAGAACTTAAACCGATTCAGGCGATAATGGATCTTCAACCGGTAATTAATCCTGAATTAATGAATCTTAGCAAATGGTTGGCTGATACTACTTATTCTTTTTGGATTTCTTGCTTATATACGATGTTGCCTAACTTATTGAAGGCTAAGACCACCAGAATTATTCGAATTGTAGATGAAGTAGACGAACATGTTGCCTTTGATATTTTTCGTGGTCGAGATGAATTAGAGATGGCGGCGGTACAAGATAAACCGTCAATTTTAAGTGAATTGTTCAAACTGCAAAAGAAAGGAAAGATAACGATTGAATACCAAGTGGAAGATCGGGCCAAGGCTAAAACTGTGACTGGTATTCGCTCTTTACTTAACTTTGAACAACTGGAAGATGAGCGCGCATCCCTTCATGCCAATGCTCATGCTCAAAACCGCCTTCTTTCATATTTACAATCAATTGGCAGTCAAGTTGTTAAGCAAAAGGATGCTGAACATAAAACTGGTTTAAAAGCAGCCACCTTCAATCAGGGACAACAGAAGGGATGGCTAGAAAAAACACCAGTCGAAGTATATCGCCAACCTTTAGCTATGCAGGGCACTCCTGATGATGCTCATTTAGCAGCCCCTCTGCAGCTCAACGCCGATCAACAAAATGCCGTTAACCAGATTAATCAAGCAATCGACAATCATGACCCTAAAGTTTTTCTCTTACAAGGAGTTACGGGGAGTGGCAAGACAGAAGTATACTTGCAATCGATTGCTAATGCTCTTCAACAGGGAAAGACAGCATTAATGCTTGTCCCCGAGATTTCATTAACGCCTCAAATTGTTAACCGTGTGCGGCGACGATTTGGTTCCAAGGTTGCTGTTTTACATAGTAGTTTATCGAACGGGGAACGGTATGATGAATGGCGGCGGATTGAGCGTGGAGAAGCGCAAGTAGTTGTGGGCGCTCGTTCAGCAGTCTTTGCTCCGTTGACTAATTTAGGACTAATCATTCTTGATGAAGAGCATGAATCTAGTTATAAACAAGATGAATCACCCCGTTATCAAGCGCGTGAAGTAGCTAAATGGCGAGGAAAATATAATCAAGCGCCTGTAGTTCTCGGCTCGGCTACTCCTAGTCTGGAGAGTCGTGCACGAGCAGTAAAAAATGTTTATCACTTGTTGCGTCTTCCTCACCGGGTAAACAAACAGGAATTGCCGCCAATTGAAGTGGTTGATATGCGGGATGAAATTAAAAAGTACGGGGAGAGTAACTTCTCTCAGAAACTATTGAGTGAATTAAATGACCGCCTGCAAAAGAACGAACAAAGTATTTTAATGCTAAATCGACGGGGATTTTCGTCCTTTATGATGTGTCGTGATTGTGGAAATGTTTTAAAGTGTCCTAATTGTGATATTTCTTTGACGCTTCACATGGATACGCGGACAATGAAATGTCACTATTGTGGTCATGAAGAACCAATCCCCCGTGAATGTCCAAATTGCCATAGTCATCAGATTCGCTATTATGGGACCGGAACAGAGAAAGTTGAGCAAGAATTGCATCAATTATTACCCCAGGCCCGGATTATTCGCATGGATGTTGATACTACCCGGCGGAAGGGAATGCATGCAAAATTATTGCGCCAGTTCGGTCAACACCAAGCGGATATTTTATTAGGAACCCAGATGATTGCAAAGGGACTTGATTTCCCTAATGTCACCTTAGTAGGGGTTTTAAATGCTGATACTGGTCTAGGCTTACCAGATTTTCGTGCTAGTGAACAGACTTTTGATTTGTTAAGCCAAGTTAGCGGTCGAGCTGGTCGGGCAAATAAGCAGGGGAAAGTTATTATCCAGACATATAACCCTGATCATTACGCTATTCAAGATGCCAAAACACATGATTACGAAAAATTCTTTAAGCAGGAAATGATGCTGCGAAGACAAGCCAGTTATCCGCCATACTATTACACCGTTCGTTTGATGGCTAGTCATCCTGAAGAAGCCAAAGCAGCCCGGGCAATGGCAGATATCTATGGCCGCCTAAAGCAGGGGTTGTTATCTTCAACGGTTATTCTTGGCCCCACCCCGCGAGCAATTGCCCGAATGAAGCGTCGTTACTATTACCAAATTGTCATCAAATATAAGAAGGATCCTTACTTGCATCAGTTATTGTTTGATATTCTTCAAGATACGCAAAGTCGCGGCTTTAAGGATGTCCAAGTAAGTATCGATCCTGATCCACAGTATTTTATGTAA
- the rsmB gene encoding 16S rRNA (cytosine(967)-C(5))-methyltransferase RsmB — translation MKTKFQPQNARELALVALEGVVENGAYSNLQVDQLLKKYPLADKDRRLATNIIYGVLQHKLTLEYWLNGFVQEKRLDPWVKTLLLSALYQYHYLERVPEWAVTDESIEIAKRRGNPGIRKFVTGVLHAILRKGLPDLRQINERDLRLSIENSVPRWLVNELTREYGEEDTEKILQSINEPAHQVIRVNTAKTDLPTVKQALDAAGIEYQESQVAQNALVITKGEIINSDLFKNGEITIQDESAMLAVESMHIEPSDKVLDACAAPGGKTVQIAETLADEDGHIDALDIHQHKVRLIEKNARRLGVEKRVTAHALDAREVDQLFDDESFDKILVDAPCSGIGLLRRKPEIRYTKTLNDSKQLHKIQLAILNAVAAKVKKGGIITYSTCTILRQENDDTVQAFLAEHPEFELVKTTTARKVKDNRHSPTLTILPSDFDSDGFFISSLKKGI, via the coding sequence GTGAAGACTAAATTTCAACCGCAAAATGCGCGTGAATTAGCTTTAGTGGCGCTTGAAGGGGTTGTCGAAAATGGTGCGTACTCAAACTTGCAGGTTGACCAGTTATTAAAAAAGTACCCGTTGGCAGATAAAGATCGCCGGTTGGCAACCAATATTATTTATGGTGTTTTGCAGCATAAACTTACCCTTGAATATTGGCTAAATGGGTTTGTCCAGGAAAAACGGCTTGATCCTTGGGTAAAGACGCTTCTCTTGTCTGCACTTTACCAGTACCATTATTTAGAACGAGTTCCAGAGTGGGCTGTAACTGACGAAAGTATTGAAATAGCTAAACGCCGAGGAAATCCAGGTATTCGAAAGTTTGTTACTGGTGTTTTACATGCCATTTTGCGGAAAGGATTACCTGACCTGCGACAAATTAATGAACGTGATTTGCGGTTAAGTATCGAAAATAGTGTGCCACGGTGGCTAGTCAATGAGCTGACTAGGGAATATGGCGAAGAAGATACTGAAAAAATACTTCAATCAATTAATGAGCCAGCTCATCAAGTAATTCGGGTTAACACCGCCAAAACGGACCTTCCGACCGTCAAACAAGCTTTGGATGCTGCTGGAATTGAATATCAAGAAAGCCAAGTTGCTCAAAATGCCTTAGTAATTACTAAAGGTGAAATTATCAATTCCGATCTCTTCAAAAATGGCGAAATCACTATTCAAGATGAAAGTGCCATGTTAGCCGTGGAAAGCATGCATATTGAGCCGAGTGATAAAGTCCTGGACGCTTGTGCAGCTCCTGGTGGGAAGACTGTTCAAATAGCAGAAACTCTCGCTGATGAAGACGGGCATATTGATGCGCTTGATATTCACCAACACAAGGTTAGATTGATTGAAAAGAATGCTCGTCGACTAGGAGTTGAAAAGCGAGTTACAGCTCATGCCCTTGATGCACGGGAAGTTGATCAACTTTTTGATGATGAAAGTTTTGACAAGATCTTAGTTGACGCACCTTGTAGTGGGATCGGACTTTTACGCCGGAAACCAGAAATTCGTTATACAAAGACGCTAAATGATAGTAAGCAATTACATAAGATTCAGTTAGCAATTTTAAATGCGGTTGCCGCAAAAGTTAAAAAAGGCGGTATAATCACATACAGCACGTGCACAATTTTACGACAAGAAAATGATGATACTGTCCAAGCATTTTTAGCTGAACATCCGGAGTTTGAGTTAGTAAAAACAACAACTGCACGAAAAGTTAAGGATAATCGTCACTCACCAACTTTAACTATATTACCGAGTGACTTTGATTCTGATGGCTTCTTCATCAGTAGCCTTAAGAAGGGAATATAA
- the fmt gene encoding methionyl-tRNA formyltransferase yields the protein MSTSVVFMGTPEFAVPILQSLIDNPEYDVQAVLTQPDHHIGRKRTLHQSPVKELAGQYNIEVLQPAKLSKSPEMEKIINLQPDLMITAAYGQFLPTKLLAAAKIAAINVHGSLLPKYRGGAPIQYSIINGDKETGVSIMYMVKKMDAGDIISQRSIPIEDTDDSGTMFKKLSLLGRDLLLETLPKLINGDVKPVAQDPDKVVFSPNITSEQEQIDFRLPARLIDAKVRGLRPAPLGNMVIDGLRTKIYDVTPLEEKTDLEPGKAVRVTKHQLVIAAGDGTTYQINKLKPAGKKAMDITSYLNGHKDITEGGQVVSED from the coding sequence ATGTCAACATCAGTCGTTTTTATGGGAACACCGGAGTTTGCTGTTCCGATTTTGCAAAGTTTAATTGATAATCCAGAATACGATGTTCAAGCAGTTCTTACCCAGCCAGACCACCATATCGGCCGGAAACGTACTCTTCATCAATCGCCAGTTAAAGAGTTAGCTGGACAATATAATATCGAAGTCTTGCAGCCGGCTAAACTCAGCAAAAGTCCTGAAATGGAGAAAATTATTAATTTGCAGCCTGACTTAATGATTACTGCTGCTTATGGGCAATTCCTTCCAACAAAGTTATTGGCGGCTGCTAAAATTGCGGCAATCAATGTTCACGGTTCGTTACTGCCAAAATATCGTGGAGGGGCCCCAATTCAATATTCCATTATTAATGGTGATAAAGAAACCGGGGTCTCCATTATGTACATGGTTAAAAAGATGGATGCGGGAGATATTATTTCACAAAGGTCTATTCCAATTGAAGACACTGATGATAGTGGCACTATGTTTAAAAAGCTTAGTTTGCTAGGAAGAGACTTACTGCTAGAAACGCTGCCTAAACTTATTAACGGGGATGTTAAACCGGTCGCTCAGGATCCAGATAAAGTAGTCTTTTCTCCCAATATTACTAGTGAACAAGAACAAATTGATTTCCGACTTCCAGCACGGTTAATTGATGCGAAGGTGCGGGGATTACGGCCGGCTCCTCTTGGTAACATGGTTATTGATGGATTACGTACAAAAATTTACGATGTGACCCCATTAGAAGAAAAAACAGACCTTGAACCAGGAAAAGCAGTGCGGGTCACGAAACATCAATTAGTAATTGCTGCTGGAGATGGAACGACATACCAAATTAATAAGTTAAAGCCAGCAGGGAAAAAGGCGATGGATATTACATCCTACCTTAATGGACATAAAGATATTACAGAGGGAGGCCAAGTTGTAAGTGAAGACTAA
- the rpoZ gene encoding DNA-directed RNA polymerase subunit omega, translating into MILFPSVDELLKHIDSRYSLVMLASKRANELDAGAAPLLEHYDSSKSVGKALEEILAEKVTIDPDHTEDLQD; encoded by the coding sequence ATGATCCTTTTTCCATCAGTTGATGAATTGTTAAAACATATTGATTCTCGTTATTCATTAGTTATGCTTGCTAGTAAGCGTGCCAACGAATTAGATGCAGGAGCTGCCCCATTGCTTGAACATTATGATTCAAGCAAGTCAGTTGGGAAGGCCCTTGAAGAGATTTTGGCTGAAAAAGTTACGATCGATCCTGATCATACTGAAGACTTACAGGATTAA
- a CDS encoding Stp1/IreP family PP2C-type Ser/Thr phosphatase, whose product MKAAYQTDIGHQRKQNQDRVAMFTDKLGNQLMVIADGIGGNRSGDIAAEQTVATLGSQFKKRPPQTSMEGIRWFARETQLINNKILAQSKRNLRLQGMGTTMVAAITFKDAVVVANIGDSRGYILHQNLLTQITVDHSLVNELVKTGDISEDEALKLPQSNIITRAIGISPDAQVDVNRFELNEGDQLLMCSDGLFKTVSKERIIKVLELPIPLEEKCAQLIKMANDAGGPDNITVLIGINSNQEG is encoded by the coding sequence ATGAAAGCTGCTTATCAAACAGATATCGGCCATCAACGAAAGCAAAATCAAGACCGGGTTGCTATGTTTACTGACAAGCTAGGCAATCAATTAATGGTTATTGCTGATGGAATTGGTGGCAATCGTAGCGGAGATATCGCTGCAGAGCAAACAGTTGCGACTTTGGGGAGTCAGTTTAAAAAACGGCCCCCGCAGACTTCAATGGAGGGGATCCGCTGGTTTGCTCGTGAAACTCAATTAATCAATAATAAAATCTTAGCGCAATCCAAACGTAATCTTCGCTTGCAGGGGATGGGAACAACAATGGTCGCCGCTATTACATTTAAGGATGCGGTTGTGGTTGCTAATATTGGTGATAGTCGAGGATATATCCTTCATCAAAACCTATTAACGCAGATTACAGTAGATCATTCATTGGTTAATGAATTGGTAAAAACGGGAGATATATCAGAAGATGAAGCACTAAAGCTACCCCAGAGCAATATAATTACAAGGGCAATTGGAATCTCTCCTGATGCACAAGTTGATGTAAATCGCTTTGAATTAAACGAGGGTGATCAACTGTTAATGTGTTCTGATGGCTTGTTTAAGACTGTTTCTAAGGAGCGGATTATCAAGGTACTTGAATTGCCGATACCGCTTGAAGAGAAATGTGCGCAACTTATAAAAATGGCAAATGATGCCGGCGGACCAGATAATATTACCGTTTTAATTGGGATTAATAGTAACCAGGAGGGATAG
- the rpe gene encoding ribulose-phosphate 3-epimerase: MIKVAPSILSADYVNLQKDIEKVEKAGAPYLHIDVMDGTFVPSISYGPGFVKAIRPITNMVLDVHLMVESPEHILPMFIDAGADIIGVQVEATQHIHRALQIIKNGGVKAEVVINPGTPVAMIEPVLHMVDQVLVMTVNPGFGGQKFLPETVDKIAQLNAIKEEKGYNFDIEVDGGVNDKTVVDCYKAGATVAVAGSYVFNAEDPAERIKALEDATK; the protein is encoded by the coding sequence ATGATTAAAGTTGCACCATCAATTTTAAGTGCAGATTATGTAAATTTACAAAAGGACATTGAAAAGGTAGAAAAGGCCGGTGCACCATACTTACACATTGATGTTATGGATGGTACCTTTGTTCCAAGTATTTCTTACGGACCAGGCTTTGTTAAGGCCATTCGTCCAATTACAAACATGGTATTGGATGTGCACTTGATGGTTGAAAGTCCAGAACATATTTTACCAATGTTCATTGATGCTGGCGCTGATATTATTGGTGTTCAAGTAGAAGCTACTCAACACATTCACCGTGCTCTTCAAATTATCAAAAACGGTGGCGTAAAAGCCGAAGTTGTTATTAACCCAGGTACACCAGTAGCGATGATCGAACCGGTATTACACATGGTTGACCAAGTCTTGGTAATGACTGTTAACCCTGGATTTGGTGGTCAAAAGTTCTTACCGGAAACCGTTGACAAGATTGCCCAATTAAACGCAATTAAGGAAGAAAAGGGCTATAATTTCGATATTGAAGTAGACGGTGGAGTTAACGACAAGACAGTTGTAGATTGCTACAAAGCCGGTGCGACGGTAGCAGTTGCAGGTTCATATGTCTTTAACGCTGAAGATCCTGCTGAACGAATCAAGGCGCTTGAAGATGCTACTAAGTAA